The Sphaeramia orbicularis chromosome 16, fSphaOr1.1, whole genome shotgun sequence genome window below encodes:
- the LOC115435619 gene encoding zinc finger protein 664-like isoform X3: protein MDGRPTCDQCGKTFTRMRGLKEHLRIHRGERPYECDQCEKAFTTASDLKRHQRIHTGETPYDCKQCGKAFSTTDGLKIHLRIHTGERPYYCDQCGKTFTSASDLKRHQRIHAGDRPYDCDQCGKTFTRKSHFKIHQRIHTGERPYECDQCGKAFTIASDLKIHQRIHTGERPYHCDDCGNSFTSAGDLKIHQRIHTGERPYDCDQCGKTLIRKSHFKIHQRIHTGERPYDCDQCGKAFITASDLKIHQRIHTGEKPFSCDQCGKTFRSLSALRPHRRVHHKKMMYPCHRCTKIFWSSSSYKYHQRTHIGKNPNHCRFCDRSLTGSQCTKHFHKRQKLNSCTKSKTLENSRNNQCHNTPTPFECYQCPNRFLSSSALSYHQHRCESSTSGPKSTSASDEKKHSVSEPAPPTSSQDPDVTTNTRLKAVFCCPQSKEVCSNAPPS from the exons atggatggaagacccacctgtgaccagtgtggaaag actttcaccagaatgCGTGGGCTTAAGGAACACCTTcgcatccacagaggagaaagaccatatgagtgtgaccagtgtgagaaggctttcaccacagcaagtgacTTAAAAAGGcatcaacgcatccacactggagaaacaCCATATGACTGTAAgcagtgtggaaaggctttcagCACAACTGATGGCTTAAAAATCCActtacgcatccacactggagaaagaccatattactgCGACcaatgtgggaagactttcacctcAGCAAGTGACTTAAAAAGGCACCAACGCATCCACGCAGGAgacagaccatatgactgtgaccagtgtgggaagactttcaccagaaaGAGTCATtttaaaatccaccaacgcatccacactggagaaagaccatatgagtgtgaccagtgtggaaaggcgTTCACCATAGCAAGTGACCTAAAAATCCATCAACGCATCcatactggagaaagaccatatcatTGTGACGACTGTGGAAATTCTTTCACGTCAGCAGGTGACTTAAAAattcaccaacgcatccacactggagaaagaccatatgactgtgaccagtgtgggaagactctCATCAGAAAGAGTCATTTTAAAATCCACcagcgcatccacactggagaaagaccatatgactgtgaccagtgtggaaaggcaTTCATCACAGCAagtgacctaaaaatccaccaacgcatccacactggagaaaaaccattttcctgcgaccagtgtgggaagactttcagatCGTTGTCTGCTTTACGTCCTCACCGCCGTGTTCACCACAAAAAGATGATGTACCCTTGTCATAGGTGCACGAAGATATTCTGGTCATCTTCCTCTTACAAGTATCACCAACGGACCCATATTGGAAAGAATCCCAACCACTGCAGATTCTGTGACAGATCTTTAACAGGTTCACAATGTACCAAACAtttccacaaaagacaaaaattgaaCAGCTGTACAAAAAGTAAGACTCTAGAAAATAGTAGAAACAATCAGTGTCATAACACACCAACACCGTTTGAGTGTTATCAATGTCCAAACAGATTCTTGTCATCCTCTGCTCTCTCCTATCATCAAcacagatgtgaatcatcaacGTCAGGACCAAAAAGTACTTCAGCATCAGATGAGAAGAAACACAGTGTGTCTGAACCAGCACCACCAACTtcttc
- the LOC115435651 gene encoding protein NLRC3-like: protein MDQCENRGALPWKTTEMTPTGPGPGPEPESQPEAQRIHQRPESSGPGPGPSCVSYSSDRSMGEPLDFQKSTQDPMKTGCRVEQQSSEVPSDPQHQTQLDSIFKLLEENICTFVKNKLKTFHQVLSTDYPECLESLSDEDVEQRRSSEAFLKITLNFLRRMKQEELAERLHSRSQTGVRQRKLKRNLQQKSEYVFEGIAKAGNPKTLLNQIYTELYITEGGATEVNQDHEVRQIETASRNPHRPPTTITCEDIFKTPPDRDRPIRTVLTKGVAGIGKTVLTQKFSLDWAEDKANQDIHFIFPFTFRELNMLKKKKFSLVELVHQFFTETKEAGIWIFEDFQVVFILDGLDECRPPLDFNKTQILTDVTESTSVDVLLMNLIRGNLLPSARLWITTRPAAANQIPAQCVDMVTEVTGFTDPQKEEYFRKRFRDEEQTNTIISHIKTSRSVHIMCHIPVFCWITATVLEDLLKTTEGGELPKTLTEMYIHFLVVQTKVKNIKYDGRSETDPHWNKKTRKMIKSLGKLAFEQLKKGNLIFYESDLKESGIDIRSASVYSGVFTQVFKEEKGLYQDKVFCFIHLTVQEFVAALHVHQTFTHTGVNLLSEQTSVWSKLFKVTCQPAQFYQTAVDQALQSPNGHLDLFLRFLLGLSLPTNESLLRDLLTQTGRSSETNQETANYIREKISENLSAEKSINLFHCLNELNERSLVDQIQQSLRSGRLSTENLSPAQWSALAFILLSSEKDLDVFDLNKYSGSDEVLLRLLPLAKASNKTLLSDCNLSERSCEGLSSVLRSQSCSLRHVDLSNNDLKDSGVTILSDGLKSPGCRLETLRLSGCLITERGCSSLVSALKSNPSHLRLLDVSYNHPGEAGQELSALQEDPQWTLDTLWLEPSGVRWLKPGLGLRKYFCELNLDPNTANEYLKLSENNKKVELVKEVQPYPDHQDRFEFYPQLMCSTGLTGRCYWEVEWSGRVEIAVTYRGVGREGNSDNCMFGSNDQSWSLECYKGGYTVSHNDSCKYLPLSSSSSGRVSVYVDCPAGSVSFYRVSSDKLIHIYTFNTTFTEPLFGGFGFNEDNSSVSLCDV, encoded by the exons atggatcagtgtgagAACAGAGGAGCTCTTCCCTGGAAGACCACCGAAATGACCCccacaggacctggacctggacctgaacctgagAGTCAACCCGAAGCccagag GATCCACCAGAGACCAGAGTCCTCTGGACCTGGACcgggacccagctgtgtgtcctacAGCAGTGACCGGTCCATGGGTGAACCATTGGATTTCCAAAAATCAACCCAAGATCCAATGAAGACGGGATGCAG agtggagcagcagagctcagaggttcccagtgATCCACAgcatcagactcagctggactccatatttaag ctgctggaggagaacatctgcacttttgtcaagaacAAACTGAAGACGTTCCATCAGGTTCTGAgtacagattacccagaatgcttagagagtctgagtgatgaggatgtagagcagaggaggagctcagaggcttttctgaagatcacactaaacttcctgaggaggatgaagcaggaggagctggctgagcgtctgcacaGCA GAAGTCAGACTGGAGTTCGTCAGCGTaaactgaaacgtaacctgcagcagaagtcTGAGtatgtgtttgagggcatcgctaaagcaggaaaccccaaaaccctcctgaatcagatctacacagagctctacatcacagagggaggggctacagaggtcaaccaggaccatgaggtcagacagattgaaacagcatccaggaacccacacagaccaccaacaaccatcacatgtgaagacatctttaaaacaccacctgacagagatcgaccaatcagaacagtgctgacaaagggtgtggccggcatcgggaaaacagtcttaacacagaagttcagtctggactgggctgaagacaaagccaaccaggacatccacttcatatttccattcacctttaGAGAGCTGAATATGCTGAAaaagaagaagttcagcttggtggaacttgTTCATCaattcttcactgaaaccaaagaagcaggaatctggatctttgaagacttccaggtggtgttcatcttagacggtctggatgagtgccgacctcctctggacttcaacaaaactcagatcctgactgatgttacagagtccacctcagtggatgtgctgctgatgaacctcatcagggggaacctgcttccctctgctcgcctctggataaccacacgacctgcagcagccaatcagatccctgctcagtgtgttgacatggtgacagaggtcacagggttcactgacccacagaaggaggagtacttcaggaagaggttcagagatgaagaacagaccaacacaatcatctcccacatcaagacgtcacgaagcgtccacatcatgtgtcacatcccagtcttttgctggatcactgctacagttctggaggactTGTTGAAGACTACAGAGGGAGgagaactgcccaagaccctgaccgagatgtacatccacttcctggtggttcagaccaaagtcaagaacatcaagtatgatggaagatctgagacagatccacACTGGAATAAAAAGACCAGGAAGATGATCAAATCTCTGGGAAAACttgcctttgagcagctgaagaaaggaaacctgatcttctatgaatcagacctgaAAGAGAGTGGTATTGATATCAGATCAGCCTCAGTGTATTCAGGAGTGTTCACACAAGTCTTTAAAGAGGAGAAAGGGCTGTACCAGGACAAggtgttctgcttcatccatctgactGTCCAGGAGTttgtggctgctcttcatgtccatcagaccttcacccACACTGGAGTCAATCTCCTGTCAGAACAAACATCTGTTTGGTCTAAACTCTTCAAGGTCACCTGTCAACCTGCCcagttctaccagaccgctgtggaccaggccttacagagtccaaatggacatctggacctgttcctccgcttcctcctAGGTCTATCACTGCCGACCAATGAGAGTCTTCTACGAGATCTGCTGACACAGACAGGAAGAAGCTCAGAGACCAATCAGGAAACAGCTAACTACATTAGGGAGAAGATCAGTGAGAATCTGTCTGCAGAGAAAAgtatcaacctgttccactgtctgaatgaactgaatgagcgatctctggtggatcagatccaacagtccctgagatcaggacgtctgtccacagaaaatctgtctcctgctcagtggtcggctctggccttcatcttattgtcatcagaaaaagacttggatgtgtttgacctgaacaaatactctggttcagatgaggttcttctgaggctgctgccatTGGCCAAAGCCTCCAACAAAACTCT ACTCAGTgactgtaacctgtcagagagaagctgtgaaggccTGTcatcagttctcagatcccagtcatGTAGTCTGAGACATGTGGACCTCAGTAAcaacgacctgaaggattcaggagtgacaatactgtcagatggactgaagagtccaggatgcagactggagACCCTCAG actgtcaggatgtctgatcacagagagAGGATGTTCTTCTTTGGtgtcagctctgaagtccaatccctcccatctcagactgctggacgtgagctacaaccatccaggagaagcaggacaggagctgtctgctctACAGGAGGATCCACAGTGGACACTAGACACTCTctg gttggagcctagtggagtccgatggttgaaacCAGGCCTGGGTCTTAGGAAGT atttctgtgaactcaacCTGGATCCCAACACAGCGAATGAATacctcaaactgtctgaaaacaacaagaaggtggaactaGTGAAGGAGGTTCAGCCATATCcggatcatcaggacagatttgagttCTATCCTCAGCtaatgtgttcaactggtctgactggtcgctgttactgggaggtggagtggagtggaAGGGTTGAAAtagcagtgacttacagaggTGTCGGAAGGGAAGGAAACAGTGACAACTGTATGTTTGGATcaaatgatcagtcctggagtctggagtgttATAAAGGTGGTTACACTGTCTCTCATAATGACAGCTGCAAAtacctccctctgtcctcctcctcctctggtagagtatcagtgtatgtggactgtcctgctggatctgtgtccttctacagagtctcctctgacaaactgatccacatctacaccttcaacaccacattcactgaaccactgtttggaggatttggATTCAATGAGGATAACTCCTCAGTGTCCCTGTGTGAtgtgtag
- the LOC115435619 gene encoding zinc finger protein 501-like isoform X1 has protein sequence MDGKPTCDQCGKTFTRMSGLKEHLRIHRGERPYDCVHCGKTFTRMRGLKEHLRIHRGERPYECDQCEKAFTTASDLKRHQRIHTGETPYDCKQCGKAFSTTDGLKIHLRIHTGERPYYCDQCGKTFTSASDLKRHQRIHAGDRPYDCDQCGKTFTRKSHFKIHQRIHTGERPYECDQCGKAFTIASDLKIHQRIHTGERPYHCDDCGNSFTSAGDLKIHQRIHTGERPYDCDQCGKTLIRKSHFKIHQRIHTGERPYDCDQCGKAFITASDLKIHQRIHTGEKPFSCDQCGKTFRSLSALRPHRRVHHKKMMYPCHRCTKIFWSSSSYKYHQRTHIGKNPNHCRFCDRSLTGSQCTKHFHKRQKLNSCTKSKTLENSRNNQCHNTPTPFECYQCPNRFLSSSALSYHQHRCESSTSGPKSTSASDEKKHSVSEPAPPTSSQDPDVTTNTRLKAVFCCPQSKEVCSNAPPS, from the coding sequence atggatggaaaacccacctgtgaccagtgtggaaagactttcaccagaatgaGTGGGCTGAAggaacacctacgcatccacagaggagaaagaccatatgactgtgtccattgtgggaagactttcaccagaatgCGTGGGCTTAAGGAACACCTTcgcatccacagaggagaaagaccatatgagtgtgaccagtgtgagaaggctttcaccacagcaagtgacTTAAAAAGGcatcaacgcatccacactggagaaacaCCATATGACTGTAAgcagtgtggaaaggctttcagCACAACTGATGGCTTAAAAATCCActtacgcatccacactggagaaagaccatattactgCGACcaatgtgggaagactttcacctcAGCAAGTGACTTAAAAAGGCACCAACGCATCCACGCAGGAgacagaccatatgactgtgaccagtgtgggaagactttcaccagaaaGAGTCATtttaaaatccaccaacgcatccacactggagaaagaccatatgagtgtgaccagtgtggaaaggcgTTCACCATAGCAAGTGACCTAAAAATCCATCAACGCATCcatactggagaaagaccatatcatTGTGACGACTGTGGAAATTCTTTCACGTCAGCAGGTGACTTAAAAattcaccaacgcatccacactggagaaagaccatatgactgtgaccagtgtgggaagactctCATCAGAAAGAGTCATTTTAAAATCCACcagcgcatccacactggagaaagaccatatgactgtgaccagtgtggaaaggcaTTCATCACAGCAagtgacctaaaaatccaccaacgcatccacactggagaaaaaccattttcctgcgaccagtgtgggaagactttcagatCGTTGTCTGCTTTACGTCCTCACCGCCGTGTTCACCACAAAAAGATGATGTACCCTTGTCATAGGTGCACGAAGATATTCTGGTCATCTTCCTCTTACAAGTATCACCAACGGACCCATATTGGAAAGAATCCCAACCACTGCAGATTCTGTGACAGATCTTTAACAGGTTCACAATGTACCAAACAtttccacaaaagacaaaaattgaaCAGCTGTACAAAAAGTAAGACTCTAGAAAATAGTAGAAACAATCAGTGTCATAACACACCAACACCGTTTGAGTGTTATCAATGTCCAAACAGATTCTTGTCATCCTCTGCTCTCTCCTATCATCAAcacagatgtgaatcatcaacGTCAGGACCAAAAAGTACTTCAGCATCAGATGAGAAGAAACACAGTGTGTCTGAACCAGCACCACCAACTtcttc
- the LOC115435619 gene encoding zinc finger protein 501-like isoform X4: protein MDGKPTCDQCGKTFTRMSGLKEHLRIHRGERPYDCVHCGKTFTRMRGLKEHLRIHRGERPYECDQCEKAFTTASDLKRHQRIHTGETPYDCKQCGKAFSTTDGLKIHLRIHTGERPYYCDQCGKTFTSASDLKRHQRIHAGDRPYDCDQCGKTFTRKSHFKIHQRIHTGERPYECDQCGKAFTIASDLKIHQRIHTGERPYHCDDCGNSFTSAGDLKIHQRIHTGERPYDCDQCGKTLIRKSHFKIHQRIHTGERPYDCDQCGKAFITASDLKIHQRIHTGEKPFSCDQCGKTFRSLSALRPHRRVHHKKMMYPCHRCTKIFWSSSSYKYHQRTHIGKNPNHCRFCDRSLTGSQCTKHFHKRQKLNSCTKNVNHQRQDQKVLQHQMRRNTVCLNQHHQLLLTRTSDLKTSRSGSIESRCEDKHETESCVLLSSE, encoded by the exons atggatggaaaacccacctgtgaccagtgtggaaagactttcaccagaatgaGTGGGCTGAAggaacacctacgcatccacagaggagaaagaccatatgactgtgtccattgtgggaagactttcaccagaatgCGTGGGCTTAAGGAACACCTTcgcatccacagaggagaaagaccatatgagtgtgaccagtgtgagaaggctttcaccacagcaagtgacTTAAAAAGGcatcaacgcatccacactggagaaacaCCATATGACTGTAAgcagtgtggaaaggctttcagCACAACTGATGGCTTAAAAATCCActtacgcatccacactggagaaagaccatattactgCGACcaatgtgggaagactttcacctcAGCAAGTGACTTAAAAAGGCACCAACGCATCCACGCAGGAgacagaccatatgactgtgaccagtgtgggaagactttcaccagaaaGAGTCATtttaaaatccaccaacgcatccacactggagaaagaccatatgagtgtgaccagtgtggaaaggcgTTCACCATAGCAAGTGACCTAAAAATCCATCAACGCATCcatactggagaaagaccatatcatTGTGACGACTGTGGAAATTCTTTCACGTCAGCAGGTGACTTAAAAattcaccaacgcatccacactggagaaagaccatatgactgtgaccagtgtgggaagactctCATCAGAAAGAGTCATTTTAAAATCCACcagcgcatccacactggagaaagaccatatgactgtgaccagtgtggaaaggcaTTCATCACAGCAagtgacctaaaaatccaccaacgcatccacactggagaaaaaccattttcctgcgaccagtgtgggaagactttcagatCGTTGTCTGCTTTACGTCCTCACCGCCGTGTTCACCACAAAAAGATGATGTACCCTTGTCATAGGTGCACGAAGATATTCTGGTCATCTTCCTCTTACAAGTATCACCAACGGACCCATATTGGAAAGAATCCCAACCACTGCAGATTCTGTGACAGATCTTTAACAGGTTCACAATGTACCAAACAtttccacaaaagacaaaaattgaaCAGCTGTACAAAAA atgtgaatcatcaacGTCAGGACCAAAAAGTACTTCAGCATCAGATGAGAAGAAACACAGTGTGTCTGAACCAGCACCACCAACTtcttctgacaagaacatcagacttaaaaacctccagatctgGCTCCATAGagtccagatgtgaagacaaacacgAGACTGAAAGCTGTGTTTTATTGTCCTCAGAGTAA
- the LOC115435619 gene encoding zinc finger protein 501-like isoform X2 gives MDGKPTCDQCGKTFTRMSGLKEHLRIHRGERPYDCVHCGKTFTRMRGLKEHLRIHRGERPYECDQCEKAFTTASDLKRHQRIHTGETPYDCKQCGKAFSTTDGLKIHLRIHTGERPYYCDQCGKTFTSASDLKRHQRIHAGDRPYDCDQCGKTFTRKSHFKIHQRIHTGERPYECDQCGKAFTIASDLKIHQRIHTGERPYHCDDCGNSFTSAGDLKIHQRIHTGERPYDCDQCGKTLIRKSHFKIHQRIHTGERPYDCDQCGKAFITASDLKIHQRIHTGEKPFSCDQCGKTFRSLSALRPHRRVHHKKMMYPCHRCTKIFWSSSSYKYHQRTHIGKNPNHCRFCDRSLTGSQCTKHFHKRQKLNSCTKSKTLENSRNNQCHNTPTPFECYQCPNRFLSSSALSYHQHRCESSTSGPKSTSASDEKKHSVSEPAPPTSSDKNIRLKNLQIWLHRVQM, from the coding sequence atggatggaaaacccacctgtgaccagtgtggaaagactttcaccagaatgaGTGGGCTGAAggaacacctacgcatccacagaggagaaagaccatatgactgtgtccattgtgggaagactttcaccagaatgCGTGGGCTTAAGGAACACCTTcgcatccacagaggagaaagaccatatgagtgtgaccagtgtgagaaggctttcaccacagcaagtgacTTAAAAAGGcatcaacgcatccacactggagaaacaCCATATGACTGTAAgcagtgtggaaaggctttcagCACAACTGATGGCTTAAAAATCCActtacgcatccacactggagaaagaccatattactgCGACcaatgtgggaagactttcacctcAGCAAGTGACTTAAAAAGGCACCAACGCATCCACGCAGGAgacagaccatatgactgtgaccagtgtgggaagactttcaccagaaaGAGTCATtttaaaatccaccaacgcatccacactggagaaagaccatatgagtgtgaccagtgtggaaaggcgTTCACCATAGCAAGTGACCTAAAAATCCATCAACGCATCcatactggagaaagaccatatcatTGTGACGACTGTGGAAATTCTTTCACGTCAGCAGGTGACTTAAAAattcaccaacgcatccacactggagaaagaccatatgactgtgaccagtgtgggaagactctCATCAGAAAGAGTCATTTTAAAATCCACcagcgcatccacactggagaaagaccatatgactgtgaccagtgtggaaaggcaTTCATCACAGCAagtgacctaaaaatccaccaacgcatccacactggagaaaaaccattttcctgcgaccagtgtgggaagactttcagatCGTTGTCTGCTTTACGTCCTCACCGCCGTGTTCACCACAAAAAGATGATGTACCCTTGTCATAGGTGCACGAAGATATTCTGGTCATCTTCCTCTTACAAGTATCACCAACGGACCCATATTGGAAAGAATCCCAACCACTGCAGATTCTGTGACAGATCTTTAACAGGTTCACAATGTACCAAACAtttccacaaaagacaaaaattgaaCAGCTGTACAAAAAGTAAGACTCTAGAAAATAGTAGAAACAATCAGTGTCATAACACACCAACACCGTTTGAGTGTTATCAATGTCCAAACAGATTCTTGTCATCCTCTGCTCTCTCCTATCATCAAcacagatgtgaatcatcaacGTCAGGACCAAAAAGTACTTCAGCATCAGATGAGAAGAAACACAGTGTGTCTGAACCAGCACCACCAACTtcttctgacaagaacatcagacttaaaaacctccagatctgGCTCCATAGagtccagatgtga